CAGGATCGTGATGACACCGAGGATGGGCCAGCCGACGGCGAGGATGTCGGACTTGGCGTCGATGGGGATCTGCAGCCAGATCGCGGCGAGCACCGCGAGGATGACCAGCAGCACCCCGAGCGGGGCCAGGTAGCCCTGGCCGGCGCCGCGCTCCGCCTTCGCCTGGGCGGCCCAGTTGTCGGTCTGCGCCCGGGAGGCGAACTTGGTCCAGGAGCGCAGGAAGTGCCCGATCCGGATCCACATGTAGACCTCGGCCGGCGCCAGCAGGAGGGCGAACAGGTAGTCGCGCCTGTTGCCGTAGTACATCGACCGCGCCACGCGGAAGTTCAGCAGGATCGCGGCCACCGGCGGGATGAGCCACCAGGGCGAGAAGACGAACGCGTTGATGGAGAGCGACCCGAGCAGCAGCGTGAGGAACATGAGGCGGGTCGTGATGTTGATGACCATCGAGATGTGCTCGAACCAGCGCAGGCGCAGGTTCGGGTGGAGCGGCTGGCCGGGGGTGTCGCCACGCTGGCCCGGCCACATCAGGTCGATGGCGCCGAAGTTCCACTTGACCTGCTGGGCGTCGAGCGACCGCAGGGTGGTCATGCCGCCCACGTGCGCGCGGGCGGCGGCGGAGATCTTCGTGAGGTAGCCGGCGCTCTTGATCTGCAGGGACAGCAGGGAGTCCTCGACCTCGGAGTCCTTCACCCACGGGGTGCGCTGGTGGCTGTCCTCGAGCACGTCGCGCAGGGCACGGGTCGCGAAGATCGAGAACTGGCCACCGAGCACCGCCATGTTGCGGCCGCGCAGGAGGTTCTGCATGTTGAACGCCGAGAACTGCGCCCGCTGGCCGGCGATGAGGAACTTCGCCATCGGTCCGTCGAGCGCCGAGTCGTCGATGCTGTAGATCGCCGAGATGCCG
This Nocardioides alkalitolerans DNA region includes the following protein-coding sequences:
- a CDS encoding glycosyltransferase, which encodes MTLPPDVPGRPAAALGDATSNQYVRVPDPTMAAYADEFLAGVEDLPTYRPTIGCVIPAYNEAETIAGVLDALLAQTRLPDVIHVIVNNTTDDTVEVAGYYAGEHVRMTRNGEQMTEIFVHDIGKNPDKKVGALNYGYSLVEGYDYLLGVDGDTTPEPDAVEELVNEIASDDRIGGISAIYSIDDSALDGPMAKFLIAGQRAQFSAFNMQNLLRGRNMAVLGGQFSIFATRALRDVLEDSHQRTPWVKDSEVEDSLLSLQIKSAGYLTKISAAARAHVGGMTTLRSLDAQQVKWNFGAIDLMWPGQRGDTPGQPLHPNLRLRWFEHISMVINITTRLMFLTLLLGSLSINAFVFSPWWLIPPVAAILLNFRVARSMYYGNRRDYLFALLLAPAEVYMWIRIGHFLRSWTKFASRAQTDNWAAQAKAERGAGQGYLAPLGVLLVILAVLAAIWLQIPIDAKSDILAVGWPILGVITILQTGWMMTKVLRRYKGFKA